In one Thunnus maccoyii chromosome 12, fThuMac1.1, whole genome shotgun sequence genomic region, the following are encoded:
- the LOC121908651 gene encoding midnolin-A-like — MEQQQQQQQQQQRGFCGFTPGRTAGCGAGVSTGQPTMRLSITSTTGSPVELTVPRGETVEGLRTRISQKLRLQTDKIVLLHKDRQLTAGKLLDLGVANGSKLTLVPVIEAGLVCSTARAERTMMDVLESLTEVQISDFLSGRSPLTINLGIGAHMMYVQLQLSAQDVVELQQDRDSRARSSSKLQTRLPAEASACSSTNTTDSTTTSPTSQISSPALDTPDSTFPVQLSTQRPTTVPAVNCHRHSSSHHSCPPCSTQTSATILSTSSLSSCSPHPSCPRQATTPVCTPGPSPGPPSPVPASTFKESNVNSSSTADLCKQPGAVIESFVSHSPGVFSGTFSGTLAPCSQSGIRHPRRGIAIILQILNDLLRAAYHHQGASPTQPHLHCSASNTPVSPLLTAEEPSKTTTKPVVTQRPDHLSKAPAEESHPALSSTEENQTLHCKLEQLQFLMHQRRLRRRTRRNSHLSQTSHPYQHCHHRP, encoded by the exons AtggagcaacagcagcagcagcagcagcagcaacaacggGGCTTCTGTGGCTTCACGCCGGGTCGGACTGCAGGCTGCGGGGCTGGGGTCTCCACCGGTCAGCCCACCATGCGTTTATCCATCACCTCGACCACCGGCAGCCCGGTGGAGCTCACTGTCCCCCGAGGAGAGACTGTGGAGGGACTGAGGACACGAATCTCCCAAAAGCTTAGATTGCAAACGGACAAAATCGTCCTCCTGCATAAAGACAG GCAGCTGACTGCAGGGAAACTGCTGGACCTGGGTGTAGCAAATGGCAGCAAACTGACCCTGGTCCCTGTCATTGAAGCTGGTTTAGTA TGCTCGACTGCCAGAGCTGAGAGGACTATGATGGATGTTTTGGAAAGTTTAACAGAAGTTCAG ATCAGTGACTTCCTGTCAGGGCGCTCTCCTCTCACCATTAACCTGGGAATTGGTGCCCACATGATGTATGTGCAGCTCCAGCTGTCTGCGCAGGATgtggtggagctgcagcaggaccGGGACTCGAGAGCTCGGAGTAGCAGCAAGCTGCAAACCCGCCTGCCAGCAGAAGCCTCGGCCTGTTCCTCCACTAACACAACAGACTCCACTACTACCTCACCTACTTCACAAATCTCCTCTCCAGCCCTAGACACTCCTGACTCTACATTCCCAGTCCAACTTAGCACCCAAAGACCCACCACTGTCCCTGCTGTGAACTGCCATCGCCACTCATCTTCACATCACTCCTGTCCCCCCTGCTCCACGCAGACATCTGCCACTATTCTGTCGACCTCTTCCTTGTCCTCTTGTAGTCCTCATCCCAGCTGTCCGCGACAAGCAACCAcaccagtctgtacacctgGCCCCAGTCCTGGACCCCCAAGCCCAGTACCAGCCTCAACCTTCAAAGAG AGTAATGTTAATTCCTCCTCCACTGCTGATCTGTGCAAGCAGCCAGGAGCAGTTATAGAGAGTTTTGTGAGCCACTCTCCAGGAGTCTTCTCCGGGACTTTCTCTG GCACATTGGCCCCTTGCAGTCAGAGCGGCATCAGACATCCTCGACGTGGCATCGCCATCATTCTCCAGATCCTCAATGACCTGCTGAGAGCTGCCTACCACCACCAGGGGGCTTCACCCACCCAACCCCACCTCCACTGTTCTGCTTCAAACACTCCAGTCAGCCCGCTGCTCACAGCAGAGGAGCCcagcaaaacaacaaccaaaccGGTGGTGACCCAGAGGCCAGACCACCTGAGTAAAGCTCCAG CTGAGGAGAGTCACCCTGCCCTCTCATCTACAGAGGAGAATCAAACATTGCACTGTAAACTGGAGCAGCTGCAGTTTTTGATGCATCAGAGGCGTCTTCGCCGGCGCACTCGCAGGAACTCACACCTCTCACAAACGTCTCACCCATACCAGCACTGTCACCATCGCCCCTAG
- the cirbpa gene encoding cold inducible RNA binding protein a isoform X1 has product MSDEGKLFIGGLSFETNEESLAAAFGKYGTIEKVDVIRDKETGRSRGFGFVKYDNAEDAKDALEAMNGKTLDGRAIRVDEAGKGGRSRGGFGSGPRGGRFSGSRGRGGRGYSRGGGYNGDRGYGERSYGDRSFGGGDRNFGGGGYRSGGYSSSGYRENRGQGGYGDRSGSYRDGYDSYATHE; this is encoded by the exons ATGTCGGACGAAGGTAAATTATTCATCGGAGGACTGAGCTTCGAGACCAACGAGGAGTCTCTGGCTGCGGCCTTCGGCAAATATGGAACCATCGAAAAAG TGGATGTGatcagagacaaagagacaggaAGGTCTCGCGGTTTCGGCTTTGTGAAATACGATAATGCAGAAGATGCGAAAGATGCCTTGGAGGCCATGAACGGCAAG ACTCTTGATGGACGGGCTATTCGCGTGGATGAAGCAGGAAAGGGAGGACGCTCCAGAGGAGGTTTTGGCTCGGGTCCCCGTGGTGGTAGATTCAGCGGGTCCCGGGGGAGAGGTGGGCGAGGTTACTCCAGAG GCGGTGGATACAACGGGGACAGGGGATATGGTGAGAGGAGTTATGGTGATAGGAGCTTCGGAGGTGGAGATAGGAACTTCGGAGGTGGTGGATACAGGAGTGGAGGATACTCTTCAAGCGGATACAGAGAAAATAG GGGTCAGGGTGGATATGGTGACCGCTCTGGATCCTACCGCGATGGATATGACAGCTATG CTACACACGAGTAA
- the cirbpa gene encoding cold inducible RNA binding protein a isoform X2, with translation MSDEGKLFIGGLSFETNEESLAAAFGKYGTIEKVDVIRDKETGRSRGFGFVKYDNAEDAKDALEAMNGKTLDGRAIRVDEAGKGGRSRGGFGSGPRGGRFSGSRGRGGRGYSRGGGYNGDRGYGERSYGDRSFGGGDRNFGGGGYRSGGYSSSGYRENRGQGGYGDRSGSYRDGYDSYDW, from the exons ATGTCGGACGAAGGTAAATTATTCATCGGAGGACTGAGCTTCGAGACCAACGAGGAGTCTCTGGCTGCGGCCTTCGGCAAATATGGAACCATCGAAAAAG TGGATGTGatcagagacaaagagacaggaAGGTCTCGCGGTTTCGGCTTTGTGAAATACGATAATGCAGAAGATGCGAAAGATGCCTTGGAGGCCATGAACGGCAAG ACTCTTGATGGACGGGCTATTCGCGTGGATGAAGCAGGAAAGGGAGGACGCTCCAGAGGAGGTTTTGGCTCGGGTCCCCGTGGTGGTAGATTCAGCGGGTCCCGGGGGAGAGGTGGGCGAGGTTACTCCAGAG GCGGTGGATACAACGGGGACAGGGGATATGGTGAGAGGAGTTATGGTGATAGGAGCTTCGGAGGTGGAGATAGGAACTTCGGAGGTGGTGGATACAGGAGTGGAGGATACTCTTCAAGCGGATACAGAGAAAATAG GGGTCAGGGTGGATATGGTGACCGCTCTGGATCCTACCGCGATGGATATGACAGCTATG ACTGGTGA
- the cirbpa gene encoding cold inducible RNA binding protein a isoform X3: protein MSDEGKLFIGGLSFETNEESLAAAFGKYGTIEKVDVIRDKETGRSRGFGFVKYDNAEDAKDALEAMNGKTLDGRAIRVDEAGKGGRSRGGFGSGPRGGRFSGSRGRGGGYNGDRGYGERSYGDRSFGGGDRNFGGGGYRSGGYSSSGYRENRGQGGYGDRSGSYRDGYDSYATHE from the exons ATGTCGGACGAAGGTAAATTATTCATCGGAGGACTGAGCTTCGAGACCAACGAGGAGTCTCTGGCTGCGGCCTTCGGCAAATATGGAACCATCGAAAAAG TGGATGTGatcagagacaaagagacaggaAGGTCTCGCGGTTTCGGCTTTGTGAAATACGATAATGCAGAAGATGCGAAAGATGCCTTGGAGGCCATGAACGGCAAG ACTCTTGATGGACGGGCTATTCGCGTGGATGAAGCAGGAAAGGGAGGACGCTCCAGAGGAGGTTTTGGCTCGGGTCCCCGTGGTGGTAGATTCAGCGGGTCCCGGGGGAGAG GCGGTGGATACAACGGGGACAGGGGATATGGTGAGAGGAGTTATGGTGATAGGAGCTTCGGAGGTGGAGATAGGAACTTCGGAGGTGGTGGATACAGGAGTGGAGGATACTCTTCAAGCGGATACAGAGAAAATAG GGGTCAGGGTGGATATGGTGACCGCTCTGGATCCTACCGCGATGGATATGACAGCTATG CTACACACGAGTAA
- the ndufa13 gene encoding NADH dehydrogenase [ubiquinone] 1 alpha subcomplex subunit 13: MAGSKVKQDMPPPGGYAPFDYKRNLPKRGLSGYSMFGIGIGIMVFGYWRLFRWNRERRRLQIEEMEARIALMPLLQAEQDRRNLRMLRENLEEEAVIMKDVPGWKVGESVFNTERWVAPLSEELFNLRPREELLHKRFGFLSYV; encoded by the exons ATGGCGGGGTCCAAGGTGAAGCAGGACATGCCTCCTCCGGGAGGCTATGCCCCGTTTGACTATAAGAGAAATCTACCGAAACGAGGACTCTCAG GATATAGCATGTTCGGCATTGGCATCGGCATCATGGTGTTTGGTTACTGGAGGCTTTTTAGGtggaacagagagaggag GCGCTTGCAGATTGAGGAGATGGAGGCCAGGATAGCTCTGATGCCACTGCTGCAGGCAGAGCAAGACCGCAG GAATTTACGGATGCTGAGGGAAAATTTAGAAGAGGAGGCGGTTATCATGAAGGACGTTCCAGGCTGGAAG GTCGGTGAGAGTGTCTTCAACACAGAGCGCTGGGTTGCCCCTCTGTCAGAGGAGCTGTTCAACCTCCGGCCCCGTGAAGAGCTTTTACACAAGCGTTTCGGCTTCTTGTCGTATGTGTAA